A segment of the Apteryx mantelli isolate bAptMan1 chromosome 13, bAptMan1.hap1, whole genome shotgun sequence genome:
ATTTTTATTTGGCTATTAACATGTCTGACTTAGTTATATGCAACTTTAGCACTTTAATCAAATTGATGTTAATTTATTTGTTCAGCTTCTCTTATGCCAAACCAATTAAATGGGCTTGCTGAACAGATGCATGATGCTGCTTCCTTTATAAGGTGGCCACAGTGAAGGGAGGATTTGTTTGAAGCCTTGTTCTCAAGTTTTGCCTCAACCAGTTACTTTCTTAGTTGTACCAGAGTTCTGAATTGAACAAGACTAGATATGTGAGATAGTGAAGCAGAGTTATTTTATGTCAATCACTTTTGTGTGGTGAATCTTTGAAAACTGACAAACTGAAAGGTGGATATGTTTCTTCATATGTTACTGGAAGGTTCTAGGTTTGGCACACTGTGGAATAACTTAACCTGGAATATCTTCAAGCTGCAGACTGACATAATGCAGTAGGCCTGTTGAATAACATCTGATAAGGTTCCATGAAATTAAGTACTCTAGTTTATGCCAAAAATTCTTTGTGTATTGCAATGGCTACAGTATTTAGTTATTAACTTAATTGCCTGTGTATTGCCAAATCAGTGATCTGCAGGTAACAGATGATCTGTAATGTGACTGCAAGTGATCTGCAGCTCTTTGATTGCACTTCTATGTATTTTTGGTTGAAAGCTTGTTATAATTTACATATTTTCTTGCAGAATATCATGACTTCTAACAGATTGTGGTTAACCTGTAACTTGTAAAATTCAAAACTATTTAGCATGAGGTGGGTAGGAAAAACTTCAATACAGCAATTACTTTTTCTGCAGTTGAAGGCCAGCTACTGTTACTATTCAGGAAGGGTTTGCTCTGTTATCTAATGCTGTGTGCTGAAACTACAACAACCTGAAACTGGCTTGGTAAAGAGTGTTATGGCATGTTCCACAGCTCTTCTGGATCTGCCTGCTAGTCCCTGAATGCCACATAATACTTCTTGGAACAATCTTCTTTTTCTTGGAGCTCTAGCAgtgttttttgttgggttttcctctttccttgtgCAGTGTCAAACCTGAGCAAATGTCAGTactgaaaatgccttttttctcctcctgcaggCTAAACTGTGCAAGGTTGTATTTTAGGCTGATtggtcactttttttctttcctcccccagcCCTGTTGCAGAGAAAGGTAGAAGAGGTGACAAAGGTTTGTGAGAGCCGCCGCAAGGAGCAAGAGCGCAGTTTTAGAATCACATTTGATTGAAAGACTCAATGGTGTTAGATTATTAACCTGAAGTCCCATCTACATAGAAAACTGAGGTTGGTGGGGACCTGGATTTTAAATTGTGATCTggctttgtatttgtttttttatttcaataaagcttgctttgttttttattccAAAGTTAGTCTTTGCAGTGTCATACAGGAATTCAGTGAGTCCAGTCTGAGAGACTGCATAAAGTTTGTGCTGAAAGTATGTGCTTTTGTTCTCTAATCTTTAAGTGCATGCAAACTGAGTAGATATGAAAATGCTGCCTTTAAGGGATTTAAGCCCTATGTGACTTCACAGCTGAGCTCTCCAGTGCTGTTATGTTTAAACATAACTTAAATATTTTCAATCAGAACCTCATAAGCTTTTGTTCAGGTTTTTATGAGAAGGCTTGATGAACAGGTGTCCTCCCAAAGAGCTGCAGAAGTCTGACAAATGCAGATGCCCAGTATCACAAGCTGGCATATACATGTTTAAATTGGGTACGCTCCCAATTCTGAAAGTGAGGTTTGTTTCCTGTGGTTTTGACAAATTGTTTTTGTGCTTGTACCTTCAAGTGTTTCTGAAGCACCTGGATGTAAGCAGAATTTGTGATTAAATACTAGAtgtgcaagaagaaaaatggtacTTCTGTTGTGATGGGTTGTAGAGCTTGTTCAGTCATAAGGGTACAGGAAAGAATGTATTAAACAGTCTGTTGTGAAGACTTTAGAGATATAGTAATGTCATtgtttttgattaaaatgttattttaatgcaGCTTCCAGTATATTTTTACTAATATGGGAAAATGAATAACCACTTTCTTAGCAGAAGTGCACTAATACTTGATTCTGACTTGCTCCATGTATAGGCTTCTGATTCTGCTGAATGCTGTGAATGGATACAAATAATGTCTTTTATTCTTCATTTACCCCTTGCCCCCATTTGTCTTATGTATTGTCCCCTGGAAAAAGGGAAGTGGCCCAATTATTGTAATACTTCACTGATTTTAATGGAGTGATCTTTCTTGCAAGTTCTTtaactcttctcttttcttcctcgaTGTGAGCATGCTGTCCCCTTAGAGGAAAGGAGGAATGTCTTCGTACACGTTCATCTGTCGCTCATATGCTCTGTGGAGGAGATGGCTGCCAGGGGAGGTGGAGGGCTGAGGAGGAAAGGGGTGGGGGAAACGATGTTAGAGGGCTCCATGCTCGCTCCCACCTAGGACCGGAGCTATTCCATTACTTCAGTGACTGTCAGTAGTAACTTACCTTTACCTGCGGCTTGCAGTGGGCTCGAATAGGAGCCGGTCAAGGCGGCCGGGCTCCGGGCTgttcccgccccgccgccgcgcgggctgTTCCCGGGGACGGGGTGCGCCTCCCCCCGGGTGGGCCCCGCGGCCTTCCGCACTACGagtcccggcagcccccgcggcgccaCCTCCCCCCGCCGGGCGGAGCGCCGCTCGCGGGCGCTGCTGGGAGTTGgaggcccgggcgggcggcggccgagGGCCTCGGAGCGGCCGCGGCCATGCGGAGGTGAGCGGGCCCCTTtgtctgtggggccgggctgggcgcgGGTGCGGGGCCGCAGGGGTGCCGAGGGGCGTGTTGGGGGCGCGAGTGCTGCGGGGCACCGCGGGGTACGTATGTGGGGTGTATGTGTGTAGGGCACGCGGGTGCCGTGGGGCTGCAGGATGGCCGTGGGGCGGGTGCGTGGGGGACGCGGGGGCTGTGGGGCGGGTTCGCGGGGGACGCGGGTGCCCTGGGGcggtggggtggccgtggggcgggTGCGTGGGGGACGCTCGGTCCCCTGCGAGCTCCGCGGGACGGCAGGGCCAGCCGTCCCAAACCCTCTTGCTTCCGCTCTCGAGGGCCAGGGCTGATGCTCTGACAGCTGATGCTGTTTCAAAACCCAACTAGGATAAAGCTACTGTATTTTATTAGCATGAAACTCTTATTATGGCCTGAGTAATCACTAAATGCCTAATGGGGCATGCAGTTTCTGCAGGTTTCCTGATGTatttgaaagctgtgttttgtggggCGGAGCTGAGAAATAAGACCCTTTAGGTGTGCTGTGGTCAGTCCTTCCAGGCAGTTCGTTCCTCAAAGGCAGATTTCATCTGTTGTCGGTACAGGAGTTCAGGCTCGCTGCTGAGAGCGCAGATGGCTGAGGGCTTCTGCAGTACTGTCTGCTCGGGCTGTGCTCTGTGCCATCCCCATCCTCTGCGTTTGTGTAGCTCCTTGCCCAAAGCTGTCAGAAAACAATAAGGAAGAGGCCTAAAAAGCAAAGCCTCTTACTTAATAGAAGGCTCAGATGAGATCAGTGTATTAGACAAGCATTTCTCTATCTATAGATGTAGCCCatgctttcactgaaaaaagTTTCTGGTTCTGAAGGTGGCAAAGAAAACTCTTACCTGAAACTAGGCTGCTTGCCTGCTTCTTGCCTGATGCCTGTTCCCCTTTCTAGTTTTGAGACAGCTTGAAATAGCTACCCAGGAGAGGTGTGGGTTTCCCCTCATTCCAACAAAAGGTTAATCTGAGATCTTGCTAACAGCGTGATTCTGCATCGCTGAAAGTTTTGGCAGAAACGCACGGTGCCTCCAGAAGTGTGGGAGGATGGTCTTCGAGAGAGGAAGCAGCaggtccctccagccccatggtgAGACACGAAAATGCTCCTGCCAGGGTTTGTTTTGTACTGGATTACAAGCAGGAGGCGGTGTCTGTGCGTGAAACTAGGTATCCCTAGGAAGGGCAAACTGAACTTAATATATGTGCATATGCTGCTAAAAttcccagtttctttttttctctcgcatagttttgttggttttttttttgagttacttGAAACTAGGCAATATTTGTTTAGATAATAAAAACTAACCTTCCAGGAATAAAAATGACAAGATTGtatgcataattaaaaaaaataggggaaaaaaaatcaaaaaccctCTCTGAGGTATTTCTAATGTTCTCAAAGTAGTCCCAAATCTATTTGCTTTTCTGGTTAACAGTGGGAGTTTTCTTGGTCAAGCTAGTTTTGGTTCCTTCTGCGCTTTAAGTCCCCCTAAAAAGTGTTAAGGAGGTGGAGAGACTCTAATGGTAATGGATTGTAAGTGTTTTTTCCTGTTGCCTTACTGACtatctgtcgcgaaaggagtgatggacttcactcgtaagagggaagcagcactacatttattgcagtaagacagcgacttaacaaagttcaattgtaaataagaacgatttaatgaggttcgattggcaaggttcactcagttatttactgcatgaaggacagggtcagatgcatgtgcaacggagaccctcccgttgagtcatgaggttcagactggaccccttgctttctaaactccttcggagaggagcctaggtgcagctggatccagtcctagtctcagacttggtcaacggtttatgtctaagggattatgcgtgcaattagtcagagatataactcagcaaagtttcgtgaagtacgcaaaagttcagcatgctatcaatcacttaccgaggatctgtcgcgggtaaggaatctgcAACCACGAGGAGTAACCCTGAGAGGTGTCCCTgatcaaggggaggttctgcagtgcagcccgctgccatgtaggagagctcaaggggctctgggctgccccctatttatgggggggagatgattgactcatagtcatatttgcatactagacgggccttagttggtgcatgctcaactagcccctacataggtgctgtttacagggaggtcaggttgagggggagagagcacatcagtgggggggaaaggagaacACCATCACACCATCTCCGTGTTGCCTTTGTGTTCCCCAGAGTCAACACCAGCCTGTCCAGCGATGACCTCCTCCTGGAAGACTTGGAGACAGAAGGAGAGAGGCAGCTGAAGAGCCTCCTTCACCACCAGCTCGATACCAGTGTCTCCATTGAACAGTAAGTCCTGATCTGGCCAGCAGAGCCtagggggctggggctggggcctcCTAACCAGGAAGGTGTGTTTCATGCAGTGAGTCATGTAAGCCAAAACAGCTGCACAAATCCTGCTTCCTTTGTAGTATCTTTTGCCTGGACGTTTCCAACAGGAGATAAGCACTCCTGATCTTCTGGGACAAATGCCAGCAGCAATTTATTTTGACCTAGTAGGCCACTTGCCTCAGAGAAAAGCAGGTTTAGGCAGGGGCTCAGGAGTGGGTCCAGGGAGTGTGGCTGCGTTGTGTTTCAGAAACAGTGTCTGCCTGGATGGGGCAGGACAAAGGGTGGCTGGGTGGGAGAGGCCAGCTCCTTCCCAATCCCCACTGCTTCTCAGCACAAAGGAGTTTCTGCTGTTCTGTTGCTTTGGGTTACAGGTGCAAATCGAAGCGGAGATGCTTTGCCCCTGCAGCTTTTTACAAGCCTTTTGGGGAAGAGGCCGCGGGGGCTTTGACCTTGTCACAGTTCCAGGCCCTGCAGGAGAGCGACAAAGAAACTGCTTCTCTCAGGGAACTGGGGCTCTCGGACTCAGAGATCCTGCTCTGGAAGAACCGGGCTTCAACACAGAAGGTGAGAGGCATTCTACTCTGTGACCTGTATGTGTACAAGTCTCTTCAACCTCATGGCCTGCAACACCTTTGTAGAAATTTCAAGCTCTGTGTAATCTCTTGAGTAAAGAGTAGCCACTCCATGGGATCTCTCGCCTTTAGACCAGCAGGGTCAGACATTTCTTCTGGCCTGTTTTGTTTGGTTAAAGGGTCTGTGCCAAAAGCTCTGATGGACAGGAAAGGTGGTCCTTGGGAGCACAGCAGGACCTGGTTGTATTCCTGCCTCTGTTACAGAGTACCTTGATGACCATGAGCAAATCATTTCACCTCTTTATATCCCTGAAAGAAGGTATTAAAAgctggaggaggggaaggaggaaacacTTCAAAGCACCAAAACCTCCTTTCTGTGTTCTGACACTTCACTGGATCACTGGCAGGCTTGAGATAGCTGTTTGTTAGGAGGGTTTTGCATGTGCTCCTCAGAGGCTTGCAGATTCTTCAGGGAACAATAAAAGTAGCAGTGCAGAGCTGTTTGACCAAGTATGTTACTGCAGTGACATACTCCTCTTGGGGTGCAGTTTGCAGCAGAGCAGTGCCATAGCAGACAGGGGAAGCAgcttccccctttcccttcctttaCCCATTTCTTTCGCACTTCAGAGATAAGGGGCTGTTGGGGTCAGTCTGTGTCAAGTGCTCTGGAATGTCTTTCTCTTAATTTGGTAAAGCAGAAGGTACAAAACAGGACTTGAGCTGACCCTCGGCTTCCTTCCAActctgcctcctcttgctgaGCAGTAGTTTTGTGTGGAAGGAAGCAGTAAGTCAGTGGTAATCATGGGTTTGCCTCTCTTCAACTGAAGTCGGTACTTCAGTATTTAAATGCAAGCCCAGACCTGGTGTAGCCTGTATTCAGGTTGGGTTAAGGAGGGGAGTGGTGTTCCTTTAAAGTGAAAATTAATGCCAACAGCACAATCTGTTAAAGTTGGTACAAAATCAGTCCAGggatatttagaaataaaaattagaatGACAAACACTATTCTGATAGAAAGAGTCGGTGACATTAGGGTATATTTTCTGCAGCTCATGAAAGGAGCATAATATTTAGAGAGAAAGCTCAAGTCTAGCAGAGATGTGCAACTTTGTAGGTGGAGGGTCCCAAGTGAAAAATTCCATCAAAGAGGAATCAGCTGAGACAAAGAGGACTCCAGATTGCCTGTGGAGCTCTCAGCAAGGTATCAGTGCAGGCCTTTCTTATTTTCAGCTGCTGAATTGCAGCTCTTTTGAAAACAAGGTGCTACAAATGATTTTCTAGAATTGCTTTTCCACATAAACAGCCCTttttgctccagggaagctgtgaaATGGTGAATAGAAGCAGGGCAGATGTAGGCCAATGCAAtcaggagggaagggagagatacccttgggaaaatctctgttagACTGTGATCTGTGGCCAGAGAGCGCCTGATTTTTTGCCTGAGGCAGACGGATCTGCCATAGTAATTCTGAAAAGACTGAatctgagaaaagaaaatccaCCTACAGCCCCAGACAACAATGTGTTCTCTGGATTCTGAAAAAGATTGATGGGGAAAAACTGAAATGCCCTTCAGATGCTTCCTGGCTGCACCCACTCCAGAAGTGGAGGATGTGGTTTGACTGCTAGCCAGACCCCTGAAGGGAGGCATGTGCTGCATCTGAGCAGAGTTGTACCTGTCTTCCAGGGCTCTGGGCTGGGAGCGGCCCCTGAGGCCACGCAGGACCGACTCCATGCCATCCAGGAGAAGATGGAAGAGCGTCAGCGCATACTCTCCCTACCCCAGAGGTTTGCTGGCAGCAAGCAGCTGAGCCGGCGAGAGATGGAGATTGAAAATGCACTCTTTCAGGGAACAGACCGTCATTCCTTCCTCCGGGCACTCTACCACGAAGGTATGTGAGCCTGAGGCTGTTCCTGCCTTTGCTCCAGTAGGGAGAGCTGAGGTGTGTGGGAGTCCAACACATTTCTGTCTGGCCTTCTGCCCCTGTAGACATCATCCTGTTTTAGCGCTGCGTGGGAGGAGATATTTTTCCTTGCTTGTGTGAGCAGATAAACCCTTCAGaacccgctccccccccccttaatcTAGCCATCTCCATGGTTGGAGAGCTGTGCTGTGAATCTTGTTGATGTGCTGCGAGTACTGCAGAGCCCAGTGCAGTGCCTGGAATAACAGCCGATGTTCTGGTGTTGTAGAGCCTGGAGGTCCTCGCTGAGGACAGAGCTGCACTGAGTGAAACAAGGGGGCTGTGAAGGACTAGAGATTGTCCCTTCTGTGACTTAGCAGTAGTCTAGCAAAAGTGGGAGGGATGCAAAGGCACAGAGCAAATAGGAGTGACTTGTTAAAGACCCCCCAGTAAATCAGTAGCAGAGGTGGAAATAGAGCCTAATTGCTGATTCCCAGATGAGTGCACTGTCTATGGGATGACACCATCTCTCACCCCAGCAGTGCTCTCCCCTAATCTGTGGTTTAATGTGACTTTTTGGATGGAGAGTCTGGTATTGCCTAGAGATGTTAAACTGCTCCTTCTGCTTTAGCTGGAGAACATGCAGAGGTGAAGCTCCTGCCCCAGACTGGTTTTGTGCATAAGACAGGGTTAAATAGATGACAAGGTGAGGAAGAACACTGCTCTGGTTAGGGTTGATGTTGTTCCAGCTTTAACATACAGCTGACTCCAACGTCCTCTGGTCCCTGCTCCCCCTTCTGGTGTTACATCAGTGTTGCTGCAGTTAGGAAAACCAAGAGGCAGCAAAGTTGAGGCTGGTAGGCTGGGAGAGGCCCCTTTCATTTCTGTCCTCTCTTCCATTAAATACAGTAAAGGACACATCATTGGTACATCCCTGATATGGGCCTTCTTTAAATCCATTAGTTTAACCTGATGATGTCCCTGGAAGCAAAATACCAAGTTAAATCAGCATGGTACATTCTGGtcatgcaggaggaggaggaaggaattaCTAGACTGTGCTGAAATGTGGTTGCAGATAACCTAATGAGATCCTCTGCAGAAAAATGAGCTCTGTACAAAGCActggcagagctgctcctctctgcaGGTCTGTCCTGAGTTGGTGTACTGATACTTGCTGGCTGTTGCAGCTGTTCTTCCTATGTTAAGTAATCCACAGGTCCTAGATGGCAGGTGCATGGAGGTTTGCCTAGAAcagggcttttcttgttttgggGTCCTGTCTGTTTCTTCCTGAAGTCTTCATTTTCCAGGTTGTTGGTGGTAATAACTTTATCATGTTGCTCTGTGGTGGGTTAGATGACACTCAGAAGAGGACAGCAAATGAAAAGGACCCCATGGTTCACCTGGAGACTGTTTATCAAGAGCTGCTGAGCAAACAGTTGCCTGAGGAACTCCAGCCTACAAAGAATGATCCATGCTTGCCCctttctgtggccccaaaggGGCCTGCGTTCGAGAAGACATCACTTCCAGACCAgggagagcaggcagagcaggaaacAAGTCCCAGCCTTCTTGCAACTAAGCCCCACCAGTCCCCGCCAAGGCCTGTGACTATAAAAGAGCCTGTGGAGTTTGTCCCGCAAGAGGAGATCTGTAAGAACCGGCTCTCAGAGGATGAACTCCGGAGTATCCCCAGGTTTGCCTCCTACcatcctggggagcccagcaagGTATGTTAAGATGTTAGCTAGGAAGATGAATACATCCTGGTTACATATCCTAAAGCCCCTTCAGCAGGCAAAGATTCCTTTTCGCTATTGAATGACTGTTGCCTGGAGGGTGCCTGCTTGATCCTCTCTGCCAAAGGGAGCAGCCTCTGCTGTGGGAGAGAAGGGGCCCTTTGACCACAGCAGGAAGTCACCCTGCCTGGCAAATAGCTGCACTTCAGACCCTAGTCCTTCCTGGCTCTGGGGAATCTCTAGACAAAATGTCCTCTGCCCATGTGGGCCTGACTGAGACCAGCCATGACTTTGTTCAAACTGTGTTTAACTAGTACCTGGAGCTTGTAATGTTTTATGAATAACTGGAGCCATCAGCAACTTGCACAGAGACAGCATGATGATGCCTTGAATCCAGTGCTGACTGTCTCTACACACCCACCTCTGTCTTCCAAACTCCACTGTCAGTGTTGAGGGGAAGGATGGACTTTGGGGTGTCAGAGGGGCTGAACTAATTCATCAGTGTGAGGTGCACAGGCTGGGACTGAGTTGAAAGGCAATCTGTGTGCATGGCTCCCTCTCTCTTGGGAATAGGTGCTGTATTTGAAGAACTTGGGCCCTCGAGTGACGATGAAGGACCTAGTGTCCTTGTTTGCTCGGTTCCAGAAGGAAAACAGCCCACCAGTCCAGTTTCGCCTGTTGAGTGGCCGGATGAGGGGTCAGGCTTTCATTACCTTCCCTGGTGAGTTGCTCCTTCGTGCCTCACAGTTCTTTTCTGACTCATGGAGGTGCCACCTCTGCTCCACAGGGTACTGGGCTGGTGCAAGGCCAATGGTCCATGGAGCAGGAGGTGAATTCAGTCCTTTGCCTTTGTATCATGCCAACAATCTTTCCCCTGAACTGAGAGGTCCATCAAGACACAGGGAATGCAGTCTGTTACAGGCTGTATTCACTGTCACTCTGGCTGAGCAATCGCAGCCCTGCACTTGATCGTGGTGCTGATCAAGGGTCTGTGAGCCAGGAATGTCTGTGCCAACATCACGTGTCAATGCCAGAACTTGCTGGGTTTGTGTTGAAGCTGGTGACCTGTAACCTGAGCCCATTTTA
Coding sequences within it:
- the RBM41 gene encoding RNA-binding protein 41 isoform X1 encodes the protein MRRVNTSLSSDDLLLEDLETEGERQLKSLLHHQLDTSVSIEQCKSKRRCFAPAAFYKPFGEEAAGALTLSQFQALQESDKETASLRELGLSDSEILLWKNRASTQKGSGLGAAPEATQDRLHAIQEKMEERQRILSLPQRFAGSKQLSRREMEIENALFQGTDRHSFLRALYHEDDTQKRTANEKDPMVHLETVYQELLSKQLPEELQPTKNDPCLPLSVAPKGPAFEKTSLPDQGEQAEQETSPSLLATKPHQSPPRPVTIKEPVEFVPQEEICKNRLSEDELRSIPRFASYHPGEPSKVLYLKNLGPRVTMKDLVSLFARFQKENSPPVQFRLLSGRMRGQAFITFPGELLLRASQFFSDSWRCHLCSTGYWAGARPMVHGAGGEFSPLPLYHANNLSPELRGPSRHRECSLLQAVFTVTLAEQSQPCT
- the RBM41 gene encoding RNA-binding protein 41 isoform X2; the encoded protein is MRRVNTSLSSDDLLLEDLETEGERQLKSLLHHQLDTSVSIEQCKSKRRCFAPAAFYKPFGEEAAGALTLSQFQALQESDKETASLRELGLSDSEILLWKNRASTQKGSGLGAAPEATQDRLHAIQEKMEERQRILSLPQRFAGSKQLSRREMEIENALFQGTDRHSFLRALYHEDDTQKRTANEKDPMVHLETVYQELLSKQLPEELQPTKNDPCLPLSVAPKGPAFEKTSLPDQGEQAEQETSPSLLATKPHQSPPRPVTIKEPVEFVPQEEICKNRLSEDELRSIPRFASYHPGEPSKVLYLKNLGPRVTMKDLVSLFARFQKENSPPVQFRLLSGRMRGQAFITFPDIQAAQNAMQLVNGYNLQGKPLVIEFGKSKGYSSEADSATPSSCTGENAPAK